In a genomic window of Apteryx mantelli isolate bAptMan1 chromosome 2, bAptMan1.hap1, whole genome shotgun sequence:
- the TARP gene encoding T-cell receptor gamma alternate reading frame protein — translation MLLLATLMAPMVWSYGFAQEISQQSPISITKSKGSIRLMCHFKDFSGNFEGTVIHWYQQKKDKAPDRVLYLVAEKMTVDSNFQEHRYTVERVSSQKLCILAIKNVIAEDAATYYCAYWDTHYHYFKVFGSGTKLIVSDKGTSAPKSYEVLSSENENKLTYVCLVEKFYPEVIRVTWTEGGDEVIDNVVNGEVWKSDDDQYSIGSWLTVPKENKNKKYLCKYEHESNEQSFAPPSTQDLTKTAEKQDCNATSGNSRIFYGDHLMHRTAYLVYIVLLLKSSMYYVIVLFFVYRMRTPAKHHGKKT, via the exons ATGTTACTGCTGGCAACTCTTATGGCCCCAATGGTTTGGTCTT atGGATTTGCACAAGAAATTTCCCAGCAGAGCCCTATATCCATCACCAAGTCTAAAGGAAGTATACGTCTGATGTGTCACTTTAAAGACTTCTCTGGAAATTTTGAAGGCACTGTCATACACTGGTATCAACAGAAGAAGGATAAAGCTCCAGACAGGGTGCTCTACCTTGTAGCAGAGAAGATGACTGTAGATAGTAACTTCCAAGAGCACAGGTATACAGTTGAAAGAGTTTCTAGCCAGAAACTGTGTATTCTTGCAATAAAAAATGTAATTGCAGAAGATGCTGCTACCTATTACTGTGCCTACTGGGATACTCACT ACCATTA CTTCAAAGTATTTGGCTCTGGTACAAAACTCATTGTATCAG ACAAAGGAACTAGTGCACCGAAAAGCTATGAAGTCCTGAGTAGCGAAAACGAAAATAAGCTGACATACGTTTGCCTTGTTGAGAAATTCTATCCAGAAGTTATTCGGGTGACATGGACTGAAGGAGGAGATGAAGTGATAGATAATGTAGTAAATGGAGAGGTCTGGAAATCGGATGATGACCAATACTCTATTGGAAGCTGGCTAACCGTACCAAAGGAgaacaaaaacaagaaatatcTTTGCAAATATGAGCATGAAAGCAACGAGCAATCATTTGCCCCCCCTTCCACACAAG ATCTTACAAAGACTGCAGAGAAACAGGACTGCAATGCAACTTCTGGTAACAGTAGGATTTTTTATGGAg ATCACTTAATGCACAGGACAGCGTATTTAGTGTACATAGTCCTTCTTCTGAAAAGCTCCATGTATTATGTCATTGTACTCTTCTTCGTATACAGAATGAGGACTCCAGCGAAGCACCATGGAAAGAAAACATGA